One region of Candidatus Omnitrophota bacterium genomic DNA includes:
- a CDS encoding MarC family protein translates to MIKNILLAFIPIFVAVDAIGVLPIFVSLTRGLIKEDKSKIIIQSIITALCLAVGFIFLGKGVFEFLGISLGDFMVAGGAILFCIAIIDILSPGKRRRLPAKELGAVPLGTPLIVGPAVLTTSLIIIPEYGLFATLIAIFLNILLAGLVFSSSEILIKRLGEAGSKALSKVTSLLLAAIAVMMIRKGIVYILNL, encoded by the coding sequence ATGATTAAAAATATACTATTAGCTTTTATACCTATATTTGTAGCAGTTGATGCAATTGGAGTGTTGCCAATATTTGTTTCTCTTACTCGTGGTTTAATAAAAGAAGATAAATCCAAGATTATAATTCAATCGATTATAACTGCTCTTTGTTTAGCCGTGGGTTTTATATTTTTAGGCAAAGGTGTTTTTGAATTTCTTGGTATAAGTCTAGGGGATTTTATGGTAGCAGGCGGTGCAATTTTATTTTGTATAGCTATAATTGACATACTTAGCCCCGGTAAGCGTCGTCGCCTGCCGGCTAAAGAATTAGGAGCAGTTCCTTTAGGCACCCCCTTAATTGTTGGTCCGGCTGTTCTTACTACCTCTTTAATAATTATTCCTGAATACGGCTTATTTGCAACATTGATCGCAATTTTTCTTAACATTCTTTTGGCTGGATTAGTCTTCTCGTCATCAGAGATTTTGATAAAGAGATTAGGCGAAGCAGGAAGTAAAGCCCTATCAAAAGTTACAAGTCTGCTACTTGCTGCTATTGCTGTTATGATGATAAGAAAGGGCATAGTTTATATTTTGAATTTGTAG
- a CDS encoding diguanylate cyclase gives MRVKNKKNEVNPKGLSKLISSEKTEILSNWIKLIQAQGGSYSNVSKSELHDLCSEFLSAFIEILEKNNFLKLRMFLEKLSQLRSSQGFRLSEVQRAYYSFYESVRPMIEQWQKKARVPEGSIERVSSIMIDTLFELSEAYYKRLNEKIDGYVDEVEHANLKLKETSIRDGLTGCYNHRYFLDTLDLEISRAKRYKRPFSIAIFDVDHFKNFNDNFGHPFGDEVLKGIGKILQESLRSSDSVFRYGGEEFSIIFPETKRREALLISDRIRVKIANNLFRIKRKKVNVTISGGVGELNEQHPDRETLISNADKALYLAKRHGRNEVTVYKKR, from the coding sequence ATCTCTTCTGAAAAGACAGAAATATTGTCTAATTGGATTAAGCTTATTCAGGCGCAAGGCGGAAGTTATTCTAATGTATCGAAGTCTGAATTGCATGATTTATGTTCTGAATTTTTATCTGCATTCATTGAGATTCTAGAAAAAAATAATTTCTTGAAACTACGCATGTTTTTAGAAAAGCTTAGCCAACTTCGCAGTTCTCAGGGATTTAGGCTTTCTGAAGTACAGCGGGCTTACTACTCATTTTATGAGTCTGTAAGGCCGATGATAGAGCAGTGGCAAAAGAAGGCAAGAGTGCCAGAAGGATCAATAGAGAGAGTAAGTAGCATTATGATTGATACATTATTTGAATTATCAGAGGCATATTATAAGAGGCTGAATGAAAAAATAGATGGATATGTTGATGAGGTAGAACACGCAAATTTAAAACTTAAAGAAACGTCCATTAGAGATGGGCTTACGGGTTGCTATAACCATAGATATTTTTTGGATACTTTGGATTTGGAAATATCGCGAGCAAAAAGATATAAGCGGCCTTTTTCAATTGCCATATTCGATGTTGATCACTTTAAAAATTTTAATGATAATTTTGGCCATCCTTTTGGAGACGAAGTTTTAAAAGGCATCGGAAAGATTTTGCAGGAGTCTTTACGCTCTAGTGATAGCGTATTTCGTTATGGAGGAGAAGAATTTAGTATTATTTTTCCCGAAACCAAAAGAAGAGAAGCCCTGTTGATTTCTGACAGGATAAGAGTTAAAATAGCTAATAATTTGTTCCGTATAAAAAGAAAAAAGGTTAACGTAACCATTAGCGGAGGCGTGGGAGAGCTCAATGAGCAGCATCCAGATAGAGAAACTTTGATTTCCAATGCAGATAAGGCCTTGTATTTGGCTAAAAGACATGGAAGAAACGAAGTTACGGTTTACAAGAAGAGATGA